The genomic segment ttaaaataaactttttattttacaataaaattagatttaaagCAAGGGTGCAAAAAATTGCCCTGAGAATTCCCATATATCTTTTGCCAGTTTCGCCTATCGCTAAATGTTAGGTCACTAtgcacattttctaaaattatactttaagttctagggtacatgtgcataatgtgcaggtttgttacatatgtatacatgtgctgtgttggtttgctgcacccgttaactcatcatttacattaggtatttctcctaatgctatccctccgccATCCTGCCAActcacgacaggccctggtgtgtgacgttccccttcctgtgtccaagtgttcttactGTTCATTTCCCCCcgacgagtgagaacatgcaatgtttagttttctgtccttgcaatagcttgctgagaatgatggtttccagcttcatccatgttactacaaaggacatgaactcatcctttttatggctgcatagtatggtgtgtatgtgccacattttcttaatccagtctatcattgatggacatttgggttggttccaagtctttgctattgtgaatagtgccacaataaacatatgtgtgcatgtgtctttatagcaccatgatttataatcctttgggtatatacccagtaatgggatcactgggtcaaattaaggtatttgtagttctagatccttgaggaatcgccacactgtcttccacaattgttgaactagtttacaatcccaccaacatcctctccagcacctatgcACATTTATCACAACTCATTAACCAACACTGACACATTACGATGAACCAAAGTCTATGTTTTCTCCAGATGTCATtaatttttacctaatgtccttgTTCTTTTCtgggatcccatccaggataccacatgACATTTACTCATCACATTTGTTTCATCTCCTCTAGCCTGTGACAGTTTTTCAGAGTTTCCTTGGTTTTGATTACTTTGTCAGTTTTGAGCAATTCCGGTGGAGGTATTCAATAGAACGTTCCTCAGTTTGAATTTGTCTAATGTTTTGATCATGGTAACACGGGTTATAGGTTTTTAGGAGGAAGACCGCAGGGTAATGTCTTTTCCCACTGTCTTGCGAATGGATACCCAACTGTTGAAGAGTCGTCTTTTCCTCACAGACTTGCCTTTGCACCTTTGAAAAAACTTGGTTGCTCATGCTTCTATTTCTGGGTATTCTATTCTGTTCCAACGATCTGTTAGTGAAATATTTGAGTACTATATACTTGTAATAAGTCTTGACATTAGGTAATAATTGCTCTCCATTTTTGTTATTGTAGGTCTTTTACATTTCTATATGAATTTCAGAATCAGTTTGCCAGTTTGGACAAAAAGATAGCCTGCTGGAATTTAGATTGGGGTTGTATTAAATTTATAGATCaactaaagaaaaatgacattttaacgATTTTGAGTTTTCTGATTCATGAACATATCTATTTATTCAGGTCTCTCACCaatgttttgtcattttcagtgtacagtctttcacatcttttgtcagatttctctcttagtattttttatttttgatgctatttagGTGCTGTTTTCATTCCAATTTTCAACTGTTCATTGCTAGTACATTTGACCCTTGAAGAATGCGAGGATTGAGGTACCAACCCCCAAGCAGtagaaaattggccgggtgtggtggctcaagcctgtaatcccagcactttgggaggccgaggcgggtggatcacgaggtcaggagatcgagactatcctggctaacatggtgaaaccccgtctctactaaaaatacaaaaaaaaaaaaaactagccaggcgtggtggcgggtgcctgtagtctcagctacttgggaggctgaggcgggagaatggcgtgaacccgggaggcggagcttgcagtgagccgagatcacgccactgcactccagcctgggagacacagcgagactccgtctcaaaaaaaaaaaaaaaaaaaaaaaaaaaaaaaagaaaattagcataGAAGGgttttttgggtttctttttgttttttatttttgagacagagtcgcgctCTTTTGCCAaggttagagtacagtggggtgatctcagctcaatgcaacctccacctcctgggttcaagtgattctcctgcctcagcctccagagtagctgggattaaagacatgcgccaccacacgcagctaagtttttgcatttttagtagagatagggtttcaccatgttggccagcctggtctccaactcctggcctccagtgatacacccaccttggcctcccaaagtgcttggactacaggtgtgagccaccgcacctggcacaCAGAATTTTTGACTCCCTAAAAACGTAACTATTGATCACCTGCTGTACATTAGAAGTGTTACCAATAACAGAAACAGTCTCTTGACACATATTTGGTatgttatatgtgttatatactgTATTGTTATAATAAAGtcagctagagaaaagaaaatgttacttagaaaatcttaaggaagaaaaaattaagtattcATTAAGTCGGAGTGGATCTTCATAAAGGTCTTCCTGTTGATTGTCCTccattgagtaggctgagaaggaggaagaggagtgttggttttgttgtttcaggggtggcagagggggAAGAAGTGGAGGAGATGGAAGGAGGAGAGTCGGGTACACTTGGTGTAACTTTACCGAATTAcatcataattattatttgagTTTTTTGCCTTTACAATTCTTTGAACATGCTTTTATGCAGTACTAATCCTTCTTTCccatttgctttagtttcagtgccCATTCATGGAAGGGTTTGTGTTATAAAATAAGTCAAAAGTAATCTTAATAATTGGAAGCCTTTACTAGACTGTTTAAAGGAATTTGTTTCCTGGCATGGCTTCTTCTTTAGTATCTGGTACTCATTCAAAAGCACTCATCTCCATCAAGTCATCTTCTGTTGAGTCCTCTTGTGTGGTGTCTATTCGTTCTTGAATTTCTCCCAGTTTCATATCTTGAAAGACCGTGTCCCCCACCTTTTGTTGCTGAATTAGAGATGTTGTGTTTGGAAGCAGGTGAACCACTTTGATACCTTCAGTGTTGAACTCGTGGGTTCTGGGTGGCTCGGGGCATTGTCCAAAACAAAAGAACTTTCAAAGACAGTCTCTCACTGGCAAGATATttcctgacttcagggacaaagcaATGATAGAACCAATCCAGAAAAGTGTTCTTGCCGAGGCCTTCTTGTACAACAAAAAAACTGGCAGCGGGTATTAATCTTTTCCTTTCAAGGCTTGGGGGCTAGCAAGTTCATGGATGGGGGCAGTCCTATTTGTAAAGCCAAACATACAAACATATAAACTATGTCAAAGGCATAGCGTGGATACTGTGAAAGGAGGGTGAAAACACAAAGATGACATCATCTCTGACCTCAAGGAGTGCTTAGCAGACTGAGGGAGACAAGTATATATTTTCCTGAAAGAGGGCACTGGAGTAATGGCATGTTTAGAATGTGGAAGTTGGGCAGTCACTGAGAGGCAGCTCAGCAGAGTGCTCGCGCGAGGACTGGGCGGGCAACTCCGCACTGCATGCAATGTATCTTTGGAAAGCCATTAAAATAGGTGATGATTACTTTCCATCAAGTCCCTGGTATGGTCCATGGAGGCAGGGTTGTCAGTCTCATTTCAGCATTTTAGAGACTTCTCAGGGTTTGGAAATGGAAGAAGACAAGCAGCAATGTGTATACATTGCAGAGACACAGGTGAACCCCAAGTTAGGAGGTTAGGAGATCAATGCTAAGGTCCTTGTTTTCTTTACTTGGAGCATGAGTTGCCATCTTTTCTGGACAGAGTTTTTGGTTGCCTAAAGGTAAAATCGAAATTTTGCTTTGGGACATATTCCTAAAACTTTAGCTTTAATCaaatttacttttactttatCTTTCTGAACCTTCAAGGTCCAAAAGCATTGGTTAATATTTCTGCTTCTAAACTCACATTGCAGCACAGGGCATGTTCTGCCCCCAAGGCAAAGAACATAAACTACTCTTGTCTGGAAAACATACAAATAGGTATCTCAGCAAAGGCTACTCATGTATTCTTGTTCTTTTAAGTAAATCATTGTcagtgactgattttttttttttttttatgaaaggATAAATACATGCCCTTTATTGGGGTCAGGTTTTGTGCTTGTACTTCTCCTGTCTACTGTATCATAGGAGCTTAGAATCCCAGCTGCTTGCGTTCGGCTGCGGTTCCCTGATGACTCGCACAGGGTGGAGCAGTCCCCTTCccctatgtgtgtgtctgctgcTGGCCTGTGGCTTTGCCGAGGCAGGGAAACTGCTGGTAGTGCCCATGGATGGGAGCCACTGGTTCACCATGAGGTCGGTGGTGGAGAAACTCATTCTCAGGGGGCATGAGGTGGTCGTAGTCATACCAAAGGTGAGTTGGCAACTGGGAAGATCACTGAATTGCACAGTGAAGACTTATTCAACTTCATACACTCTGGAGGTTCtggaccaggagttcaaggcttttGCCCAGGCTCAATGGAAAGCACAAGTACAAAGTATATTTTCTCTAATAATGAGTTCATACAATGAcatttttgacttatttttttcaaattgcaGGAGTTTGTTTAAGGACAAAAAGTTAGTAGAATACTTAAAGGAGAGTTCTTTTGATGCGGTATTTCTGGATCCTTTTGATACCTGTGGCTTAATTGTTGCCAAAtatctctccctcccctctgtgGTCTTCGCCAGGGGAATATTTTGCCACTATCTTGAAGAAGGTGCACAGTGCCCTGCTCCTCTTTCCTATGTCCCCAGAATTCTCTTAGGGTTCTCAGATGCCATGACTTTCAAGGAGAGAGTACGGAACCACATCATGCACTTGGAGGAACGTTTATTATGCCACCGTTTTTTCAAAAGTGCCCTAGAAATAGCCTCTGAAATTCTTCAAACACCTGTCACGGTATATGATCTTCACAGACAAATATCAATTTGGTTGCTGCGAACGGACTTTGTTTTGGACTATCCCAAACCCGTGATGCCCAACATGGTCTTCATTGGTGGTATCAACTGCCATCAGGGAAAGCCATTGCCTATGGTAAGTCATCTCTCCTTTAGCACATTAAGAATATTTCagctttagaaattaaaaaaggaTTCTTTACTGAAGTGTgatttgacattttcatttgtttcatttcagatt from the Macaca nemestrina isolate mMacNem1 chromosome 11, mMacNem.hap1, whole genome shotgun sequence genome contains:
- the LOC112425211 gene encoding UDP-glucuronosyltransferase 1A9-like, with product MTRTGWSSPLPLCVCLLLACGFAEAGKLLVVPMDGSHWFTMRSVVEKLILRGHEVVVVIPKVSWQLGRSLNCTVKTYSTSYTLEVLDQEFKAFAQAQWKAQVQSIFSLIMSSYNDIFDLFFSNCRSLFKDKKLVEYLKESSFDAVFLDPFDTCGLIVAKYLSLPSVVFARGIFCHYLEEGAQCPAPLSYVPRILLGFSDAMTFKERVRNHIMHLEERLLCHRFFKSALEIASEILQTPVTVYDLHRQISIWLLRTDFVLDYPKPVMPNMVFIGGINCHQGKPLPMPAGFSQRNSGLKEGFLAKSLGYGPSTKVNCHRKDGHCILLLPCFRGQDVSGKSMQFVTSFWETGFRIYVSSV